In the genome of Metabacillus litoralis, the window AAATAGCAATAGTGCACTAATCATTTTTAACACTCCCTCAATAAAGTTAATTTTTCTTAGAAATACTCATTCATTCTCAATATTTCATATTACCAAATAGCTGACGCACCAAGATTACAGGATATTATTTGAATTTATACAAATGATTTACAGGGTGGGGGCCATCCTATCAATCCAAACTGGATTAGTTTGGAAAATAAGTGTATAACCGTGCTAAGAAATCTCCACATAAATCACGGTCGCTAACCCTCCCATATCTCTCAGGATTGTAATCCATACTTTCCTTCGTCCTGCGTATCCATGAGGTGGAGGTTGGAAATGCTCCTTAGCTGGGTCAATTGCCCGAATGGAAAAAATATGCTCCAACTCTGCACTATTGGTGTTTGTAGAGAAATAATGTGTACTTATAGTGTTTTTCTAAAAGCTTTAAGCAGCCTGTAATAAATGTTTTTTAGGTAATCCACTTACTAGTTTAGATCCATCAAACTCACATTGTTTTTGTCCAATGACAAACAACACACGTAGTAGCTTACAACACAAGGCAATGAGTGACTGTTGCTTTTTTAACGGCTTTTCAGACCGTGTTGTATAGTATTGATGCAAGGCCTTAAACGTTGGATTATGGGCGACTAGTGGACGAATAGCCAAATATAAGGCTCGTCGTAGACGGCTTCGCCCTCTCTTGGTTATCCGAGTTTGACCTTTAAATTTACCTGAGCTGTGTTCTCGTAATGAGAGCCCAGCTAAATTAACTAGCTGTTGGGGGTGACTGTACTTTGTAATGTCACCTACTTCTGAGAAGAATAAAGCGATTGTGGTAGACCCCAATCCTGATATCTCCATCATTTGTTTAGCTCCCGGAAGTGTTTCCACTAGAGCTTCAAGCTCCGTATCTAATTGTTCTACCTGTTGTTTATATAACTTATACTGGTCAAGTAGATAATCTAATTCTCGCTTGGCAAACTGAATACCAATTTGTATCCCAATACTCTTTCGAGCAGCTTCTACTAGCTTCGTTGCTCGCTTAATTCCCACTCCTCGTTGAACATATGGCTTCCACTTCATCAACACCTCTTCCGGTGATAGTTCTTTAATTTGAGAAGGAAACGGAAACAATCGCAACGTACAAAAGGCTGCTTTTCCTTCCCAGTCTCCAAACACATCAAAGAATTCAGGAAAATAGCGTTGAATATGGTTTTGGATGCGTCCTTCTGTTGTCATCAGTTGTTTAGTAAGCTGATCTCGTAATTTGACGCCTTCTCTTAATTCGGCATAAACACCATCTAAGAGGTTTGGTACAGAGTATCGGCCATCCTTAATCAACTGTGCAATGACACGGGCATCCTTAGTATCATTTTTAGTAGGGGAATTGTCGTCAAGCTCTTTACTTTTCTTAACGTGCATAGGGTTTACGACGACGAAATCGTATCCTTTAGCTACTAAAAAATAAGCTAGACTAAACCAGTAATGACCAGTAGGTTCTACGCCAAGAATGACGTGATCCTTTGCATTTTCCTTCCGAAGAGCTTCTGCCCAATTCACTAGTTTTTGAAAGCCATGCATTCGATTTTCAAAGATCAAGCGTTTCCCGAACTCGATGCCTCGGTCATCTTGAGCACGTGCAACGTGTTTGTCTTTGGCAATATCAATGCCAACAATAAGAGTTGAAGGTGTAATTTGAGAGATTTTGTGATTTTGTGTATAATTCATTTTGAGTCCTCCTTGGTTACTTAATTAAGGGTCCTTAGTGCTGATCAGCTGCGGACACCTCGTACTATACCAAGAGGGCTCTTTTTGTTTCAATCCTCAAATTTCTTCATTACAGGAATGGCTCCTTACTTAATTCTTTAACGTATAAACCAAGACATTTAATTGAATAAGTAAAAAGCACATTCCACAAGAAATGTGCTTTTTGTAAGTTTACCATTATTTGACCTTTAAGAGACGTAAAGCATTTAAAATAACGATAATTGCGGCTCCAGTATCACTTAATACGGCTAACCAAAGTGTTAGATAACCTGGAAAGATTAAGACTAAAGCAACGATTTTTATTATAATAGAAAACCAAATATTTTGTTTAATAATGGTCAATGCTTTTCTACTTAAATGAATTGTGTGTGGAAGCTTTTCAAGATTATCTGCCATTAACACTATATCTGCTGTTTCCATCGCAGTATCTGTGCCTGCTCCGCCCATAGCAATTCCTAAATCTGCAGTTGCAAGTGCTGGTGCATCATTAATGCCATCTCCTACCATGGCTACCATATGACCTTCTTTTTGTAACTGCTTAATTGCATTTACTTTGTCTTCAGGTAATAGCTCGGCAAAATAACGGCTAACACTAGCTTCTTTAGAAATCATTTTCGCTGTCCCTTCATGATCACCGGTAAGCATGACAACTTCTTTAACTCCTACTTGCTTTAATCCATTTAATGCATTCACAGTGGTAGTTCGAATTGTATCAGCAACCGAAATAACTCCTAGAATTTCGTGCTGTGTACCAATGATCACTACTGTTTTTCCTTTGCTTTGAATATCCCTCACTTCAGAAACAACTGTATTTAATGGAATATTTAGTTCCTCAAAAAGCCTAGCATTACCCGCGTAGAATATCTCATTGTTAATAGTTGCTTGAACACCTTTGCCGACGATGCTTTTAAACGCTTCTGCTTCTTTAGGTTGAATTCCTTTGTTAGTTGTGTATTCAACAATTGTTTTTGCAATAGGATGTGTTGAATAGTTTTCTAATGTTAACGCAATAGATAATAATTCTTCTTCTGAGGTAGTAAACGATTTAATGTTTGAAACTTTTGGCTTTCCTTCAGTCAATGTTCCTGTTTTATCAAAGGCGATCGCTGTAATGCTACCTGCTCTTTCTAAAAATGTTCCGCCCTTAATAAGAATCCCGTTTTTAGCCGCATTACCAATGGCTGAAACAATCGCAACAGGCGTTGAAATGACCAGTGCACAAGGACAAGCTACAACTAATAGCTCAAGGCCTTTGTAAAACCATTCGCCGTAGGTTCCATAACCAAATAAAGGAGGAATCACCATAATAACTAATGCTAATAGAAAGACAATTGGTGTATAAATATTTGCAAATTTATCCACAAACGCTTGTGTAGGAGCTTTTTGCTCTTGTGCTTCCTCTACCAAATGAATAATTTTCGCGATCGTTGTGTCTTCTACTAACTTGGTTACACTTACTTCAAGTGATCCATTTTCATTTATCGTACCTGCATAAACGGTGTCTCCAGTTTCTTTATCAACTACAATTGATTCGCCCGTAATAGGCGCCTGATTGATACTGGACTCACCTTTGATTATTTTTCCATCCAACGGAATTTTCTCACCAGGTTTTATAACAAGAATATCTCCAACCGATATTTCTTCTACTGGCTTTTTCTTTAACTCTGATCCTACTTTAATCCAAGCTTCAGAAGGTGCCAAATCCATCAAGTTACGAATCGAATTTCTTGTTTTCTCAATCGACATATTTTGTAGAGTGGTTCCTAAAGCAAACAACCAAACAACAGTTGCTCCTTCTAGCCACTCACCAATAAGTGCCGCTCCAATTGCTGCAGCAGACATTAACACGTTCATGTCTAAAGAACGACTTTTAATCGAATAAAACGCACTTTTAACAGGTTTATAGCCACTTATAAACATCGCTGCAGCATATAAGATTGTAGTCATTAGACCTGAAATACCCGTGAAAGATCCAATAAAACCGAGTAAGATTAATATCCCAGAAAGGGTAATGTACCCATATCCTTCTTTCTTTTGAGGTGTTTGATTAGATTGACGATCATTAGAATTAAGGGATGCCTTAAAGCCAATTTTAGAAACCTCAGAAATAATATCATCTACACTGTTTTCGTGCTCAACCTTCATTTTTCCCGTCGAAAAGTTAACACTCACATCTTTCACACTAGCAATTGTGTTAAGATGTTTTTCAATACTTTTAGCACAGCTTCCACAGTCCATGCCCTCGACGTTATATATTCGAAGATTTTTGTTCTGCTTTAACGGTTCGACTGTGAATCCTAGCTTTTTCACTTCACTTTCAATTTTGTCAAATGCAGAGTGATTCATTCCAACGACTGTCAGCTTTGCTGTATTGTAATTGACCTTTGCCTCTTGAATGTCTTTTAAGCCTCTTAAACCTTTTTCAATCGTTAAACCACA includes:
- a CDS encoding IS110 family transposase — its product is MNYTQNHKISQITPSTLIVGIDIAKDKHVARAQDDRGIEFGKRLIFENRMHGFQKLVNWAEALRKENAKDHVILGVEPTGHYWFSLAYFLVAKGYDFVVVNPMHVKKSKELDDNSPTKNDTKDARVIAQLIKDGRYSVPNLLDGVYAELREGVKLRDQLTKQLMTTEGRIQNHIQRYFPEFFDVFGDWEGKAAFCTLRLFPFPSQIKELSPEEVLMKWKPYVQRGVGIKRATKLVEAARKSIGIQIGIQFAKRELDYLLDQYKLYKQQVEQLDTELEALVETLPGAKQMMEISGLGSTTIALFFSEVGDITKYSHPQQLVNLAGLSLREHSSGKFKGQTRITKRGRSRLRRALYLAIRPLVAHNPTFKALHQYYTTRSEKPLKKQQSLIALCCKLLRVLFVIGQKQCEFDGSKLVSGLPKKHLLQAA
- a CDS encoding heavy metal translocating P-type ATPase, whose product is MSDKCCSSKEKDRLEDIESTSCCSGDSKVEETTSCCSSNTKVVENTTSCCSSNKEGSTNQNTIIKGEKAEYRIYGMDCPSCGLTIEKGLRGLKDIQEAKVNYNTAKLTVVGMNHSAFDKIESEVKKLGFTVEPLKQNKNLRIYNVEGMDCGSCAKSIEKHLNTIASVKDVSVNFSTGKMKVEHENSVDDIISEVSKIGFKASLNSNDRQSNQTPQKKEGYGYITLSGILILLGFIGSFTGISGLMTTILYAAAMFISGYKPVKSAFYSIKSRSLDMNVLMSAAAIGAALIGEWLEGATVVWLFALGTTLQNMSIEKTRNSIRNLMDLAPSEAWIKVGSELKKKPVEEISVGDILVIKPGEKIPLDGKIIKGESSINQAPITGESIVVDKETGDTVYAGTINENGSLEVSVTKLVEDTTIAKIIHLVEEAQEQKAPTQAFVDKFANIYTPIVFLLALVIMVIPPLFGYGTYGEWFYKGLELLVVACPCALVISTPVAIVSAIGNAAKNGILIKGGTFLERAGSITAIAFDKTGTLTEGKPKVSNIKSFTTSEEELLSIALTLENYSTHPIAKTIVEYTTNKGIQPKEAEAFKSIVGKGVQATINNEIFYAGNARLFEELNIPLNTVVSEVRDIQSKGKTVVIIGTQHEILGVISVADTIRTTTVNALNGLKQVGVKEVVMLTGDHEGTAKMISKEASVSRYFAELLPEDKVNAIKQLQKEGHMVAMVGDGINDAPALATADLGIAMGGAGTDTAMETADIVLMADNLEKLPHTIHLSRKALTIIKQNIWFSIIIKIVALVLIFPGYLTLWLAVLSDTGAAIIVILNALRLLKVK